The DNA segment AGTCAGCAGCAGCCAGGCGGCCTACAACGCCGCGCAGGCCGCGGCCCAAGCCGCCGCCCAGGCCGCCGAGCTTGCCCGCGGCACCGAGGCCCAGACGGCCGCGAACTACAACCGCCTGCGCGCCCAGACGAAGAACCTCGCCCTGCAGCTGTACGAACACGGCTTCGAGGACAAGCAAGTCCCCAACCTCGACGCCAAGCAGCTCACCGAGGCGGCGGCGCACGGTTACCTGAAGCTGCGCGCCATCGCCCGCGGGCAGGACATCACCGTCCAGCTCGGCAAGCTGCGTGACCAGATGACGGCTGCCCGGCTCGAGGCCGAAGCGAAGCTGGCGCAAGCGGCGGCCGAGAAGGCGAAGCAGCAGTCGGCGCTCAACGAGTTGCAGAGCAGTCGCAGCAAGCAGAAGAACGTGCAGACCGCCATCGAGGCGCGCCTCGAAGCCGCGCTCGCCGAGTCGTCGTTCCTCGCCGCCCAGGACAAGGCGCTGTCGGCCGAGATCGCCCGGCGCGCCAACGGTGGTGGCGGCGGCAGCGGTCGCATCAGCGTCGGCAACGTCGACACCGTGACCGTGCAGGGCATCACCGTCGCCCGCTCGATCGGCACGCAGCTGAACAATCTGCTCAACGCGGCGAAGGCCGATGGCATCGTGCTCAGCGGTTGGGGCTATCGCAGCTCCGACCAGCAGATCGCGCTGCGCAAGGCCCACTGCGGCACGAGCGAGTACGCCGTCTACGAGATGCCGGCCAACCAGTGCCACCCGCCCACAGCCCGCCCCGGCGCCTCGATGCACGAGCGCGGCCTGGCGGTCGACTTCACCGTCAACGGATCGATCATCACGTCGCACTCGAGTTCGGCGTGGCAGTGGCTGAACAAGAACGCCTCGAAGTACGGGCTCTACAACCTCGCCAGCGAGCCCTGGCACTGGTCCACCAACGGCAACTAGCCCGACGGCATCGTCGCGCACCGGGCTGGGTATCTCCGGTGCATGGCAACGAGCAAGCTGACCACGAAGAAACAGAACGATCTTCCTGACCGGGCCTTCGCGTTCACCAAAAAGCGCAAGGAACCGCTCGTCGACGCCAAGCACGTCCGCAACGCCATCGCCCGGTTCGACCAGGTCGAAGACGTCACCAACGCCGAGCGCGACGCAGCGTGGAAGAAGATCCGCGCCGCGGCCAAGAAGTTCGACATCGAGGTGGAAGCGAAGGACTGGCGCGAACTCACCAAGTGACGGTCGCCACCTGCGACTTCGGTCCGTTGACCGTCGCCTACGACGAGCGCGTGCTCACGCCCCGACCGTGGACACTCCTGCAAAGCCGGTGGGCGGCCGAGCTTTCACCGGAACTCCCCGACGGGCCGATCCTCGAACTATGCGCCGGGGCCGGCCACATCGGTCTCGCCGCCGCCGTCCTCACCGGGCGCCCACTCGTACAGGTCGAGTGTGACCCGACCGCCGCCGCGTTTGCGACGCGGAACGCGCGCGCGGCGGGCGTGCGCAACCACGAGATGCGCGTCACCACGATCGACGCGGCGACCTTCGTCGGCGAGACGTTCCCGCTGATCCTCGCCGACCCGCCGTATCTGCCAACGGCTGACGTCGAGCGCTTTCCCGACGACCCCCGCCGCGCCATCGACGGCGGTCGTGACGGGCTGACCTACGTGCGCACGTGCATCGCCATTGCGGCGCTGCACCTCGCCGCGCCGGGCGCGCTTCTCCTTCAGTTGCGCGGGCCGGCACAAGCAAACTCCGTGGGCGCGCGCACCATCCGTGCACACGACGACGAGCGCGCCGTTGCGTTGCTCACCCGCAACGAGATTGAACGTTGCGCGATTGGGTAACCTCTTTGTTGCCGCTCAAGTAGTCGGGCGTTGTGGTTGTAAGGGATGAAGATGACCGCACTCCAGTTCCGCCTGCGTGCTGCACTCGACAACGAAGCATTCGACAACCTGCAATACGTCGATCCGCAGAACGACCGCGACGCGTTGCTCACGTTGCTCGACATCTACGAACTCTGGCTGGCGCCGCTCGACACTGTCGGCGATCAGGCACGGTTCCAGAACCAGCCGGCGATCACCGCGCTGAAGTGGCGCCTCGAAGAGTGGCTCGTGGACTACCTCGACAGCCGTGTCGGCCGCCCGAACCTCGAACTGGGCGACGTCGCCGACGCCATTCGTCGCATCGCCCGGCAAGCGCACGACTCGATCTACGACTGGATCGCAACCAGCGCCGACTGGGATCAGCTCGTGACGTTCCTCGCGATCGAGGGTGGTCCTGACGGCGGCTTCGACGACCTCGTCGCCGTCGCCCAGGTCGGCTTGAAAGGCGAACCCAAGGTGGTGCTCGGCGCCAACTACTGGGACGAGATGGGCCGCGGTGATCCCGACGGCGTGCACACGACGCTGCACGATCGCCTGGTGGAAGCCGTCGGCCTGCAGGCGCCGAACGTCAACGAACTGCCCACGTCCGCGTTATACCGCTCGGCGCTGAACGGGCTGCTGGCCACGAATCGACACTTGCAGCCCGAGATGCTCGGCGCGCTCGGGTTGCTCGAGCTC comes from the Acidimicrobiales bacterium genome and includes:
- a CDS encoding M15 family metallopeptidase; amino-acid sequence: MATAVAALTIAATTAPAHASSDPYTERKNVQKQKKAIDAEVSTLKKSDAQLSKQIADLNNQVSSSQAAYNAAQAAAQAAAQAAELARGTEAQTAANYNRLRAQTKNLALQLYEHGFEDKQVPNLDAKQLTEAAAHGYLKLRAIARGQDITVQLGKLRDQMTAARLEAEAKLAQAAAEKAKQQSALNELQSSRSKQKNVQTAIEARLEAALAESSFLAAQDKALSAEIARRANGGGGGSGRISVGNVDTVTVQGITVARSIGTQLNNLLNAAKADGIVLSGWGYRSSDQQIALRKAHCGTSEYAVYEMPANQCHPPTARPGASMHERGLAVDFTVNGSIITSHSSSAWQWLNKNASKYGLYNLASEPWHWSTNGN
- a CDS encoding DUF6582 domain-containing protein encodes the protein MATSKLTTKKQNDLPDRAFAFTKKRKEPLVDAKHVRNAIARFDQVEDVTNAERDAAWKKIRAAAKKFDIEVEAKDWRELTK
- a CDS encoding methyltransferase is translated as MTVATCDFGPLTVAYDERVLTPRPWTLLQSRWAAELSPELPDGPILELCAGAGHIGLAAAVLTGRPLVQVECDPTAAAFATRNARAAGVRNHEMRVTTIDAATFVGETFPLILADPPYLPTADVERFPDDPRRAIDGGRDGLTYVRTCIAIAALHLAAPGALLLQLRGPAQANSVGARTIRAHDDERAVALLTRNEIERCAIG
- a CDS encoding iron-containing redox enzyme family protein, giving the protein MKMTALQFRLRAALDNEAFDNLQYVDPQNDRDALLTLLDIYELWLAPLDTVGDQARFQNQPAITALKWRLEEWLVDYLDSRVGRPNLELGDVADAIRRIARQAHDSIYDWIATSADWDQLVTFLAIEGGPDGGFDDLVAVAQVGLKGEPKVVLGANYWDEMGRGDPDGVHTTLHDRLVEAVGLQAPNVNELPTSALYRSALNGLLATNRHLQPEMLGALGLLELQAGQRCRRVLDALHRLGAPKDAYPFYEEHASTDPRHGKEWLEAALRPLVAEHPEWAQGMIRGARWRADVNARLFRDLHTLVATRELQPA